A single region of the Neomonachus schauinslandi chromosome 3, ASM220157v2, whole genome shotgun sequence genome encodes:
- the LOC110591819 gene encoding tetratricopeptide repeat protein 30B yields the protein MAGLSGAQIPDGEFTAVVYRLIRDSRYAEAVQLLGGELQRSPRSRAGLSLLGYCYYRLQEFALAAECYEQLGQLHPELEQYRLYQAQALYKACLYPEATRVAFLLLDNPAYHSRVLRLQAAIKYSEGDLPGAKSLVEQLLSGEGGEDGGGENEPDGQVNLGCLLYKEGQYEAACSKFLAGLQASGYRPDLSYNLALAYYSRRHYAPALKYIADIIERGIRQHPELGVGMTTEGIDVRSVGNTLVLHQTALVEAFNLKAAIEYQLRNYEAAQEALTDMPPRAEEELDPVTLHNQALMNMDARPTEGFEKLQFLLQQNPFPPETFGNLLLLYCKYEYFDLAADVLAENAHLTYRLLTPYLYDFLDAMITCQTAPEEAFVKLDGLAGMLTEQLRRHTIQVQEARHNRDDEAVKKAVTEYDDTLEKYIPVLMAQAKIYWNLENYPMVEKIFRKSVEFCNDHDVWKLNVAHVLFMQENKYKEAIGFYEPIVKKHYDNILNVSAIVLANLCVSYIMTSQNEEAEELMRKIEKEEEQLSYDDPDKKIYHLCIVNLVIGTLYCAKGNYDFGISRVIKSLEPYHKKLGTDTWYYAKRCFLSLLENMSKHTIMLRDSVIQECVQFLQQCELYGRNIPAIIEQPLEEERMHTGKNTVTYESRQLKALIYEIIGWNKVMSDSLLS from the coding sequence ATGGCCGGGCTGAGCGGCGCGCAGATCCCGGATGGGGAGTTCACCGCCGTCGTGTACCGCCTCATCCGCGATTCCCGCTACGCCGAGGCGGTGCAGCTGCTGGGCGGCGAGCTCCAGCGGAGCCCGAGGAGCCGCGCCGGCCTGTCGCTGCTGGGCTACTGCTACTACCGCCTGCAGGAGTTCGCGCTGGCCGCCGAGTGCTATGAGCAGCTGGGCCAGCTGCACCCCGAACTGGAGCAGTACCGCCTGTACCAGGCCCAGGCCCTGTACAAGGCCTGCCTTTACCCAGAGGCCACCCGGGTGGCCTTCCTCCTGCTGGACAACCCCGCCTACCACAGCCGGGTCCTCCGTCTGCAAGCCGCGATCAAGTACAGCGAGGGCGACCTGCCAGGGGCCAAGAGCCTGGTGGAGCAGCTgctgagtggggaagggggagaggacgGTGGGGGCGAGAACGAGCCCGACGGCCAGGTCAACCTGGGTTGTTTGCTCTACAAGGAGGGCCAGTATGAAGCCGCGTGCTCCAAGTTCTTGGCGGGCCTCCAGGCTTCGGGCTACCGGCCTGACCTTTCCTACAACCTGGCTTTGGCCTATTACAGCCGCCGGCACTATGCCCCGGCGCTCAAGTACATCGCGGACATCATTGAGCGTGGCATCCGCCAGCACCCGGAGCTAGGTGTGGGCATGACCACGGAGGGCATTGATGTTCGAAGCGTTGGCAACACCTTAGTCCTTCACCAGACTGCCCTGGTGGAAGCCTTCAACCTCAAGGCAGCCATCGAGTACCAATTGAGAAACTATGAGGCGGCCCAGGAAGCCCTCACTGACATGCCACCTCGGGCAGAAGAAGAGTTAGACCCCGTGACCCTGCACAACCAGGCGCTCATGAACATGGACGCCAGGCCTACGGAGGGGTTTGAAAAGCTACAATTTTTGCTCCAACAGAACCCCTTTCCCCCAGAGACCTTTGGCAACCTGCTGTTGCTCTACTGTAAGTATGAGTATTTTGACCTGGCAGCCGATGTCCTGGCAGAGAATGCCCATTTGACCTACAGGTTGCTCACACCCTATCTCTATGACTTCCTGGATGCCATGATCACTTGCCAGACAGCCCCTGAGGAGGCTTTCGTTAAGCTTGATGGGCTAGCAGGGATGCTGACTGAACAGCTCCGGAGACACACCATACAAGTTCAGGAAGCAAGACACAATAGGGACGATGAAGCTGTCAAAAAGGCAGTGACTGAGTATGATGACACTCTGGAGAAGTATATTCCCGTGTTGATGGCCCAGGCAAAGATCTACTGGAACCTGGAGAATTATCCAATGGTGGAAAAGATCTTCCGCAAATCTGTGGAATTCTGTAATGACCATGATGTGTGGAAGCTGAATGTGGCTCACGTCCTGTTCATgcaggaaaacaaatacaaagaagcTATCGGTTTCTATGAACCCATAGTCAAGAAGCATTATGACAACATCCTGAACGTCAGTGCTATTGTGCTGGCTAATCTGTGTGTTTCATACATTATGACAAGTcagaatgaagaagctgaggagTTGATGAGAAAGATCGAAAAGGAGGAAGAGCAGCTGTCCTATGATGACCCAGATAAGAAAATCTACCACCTCTGCATTGTGAATTTGGTGATAGGGACCCTCTATTGTGCCAAAGGAAATTATGACTTTGGTATTTCTCGGGTTATCAAAAGCCTGGAACCTTACCATAAGAAACTGGGAACTGATACCTGGTATTATGCCAAAAGATGCTTCCTGTCCTTATTAGAAAACATGTCAAAACACACGATCATGCTTCGTGACAGTGTTATTCAAGAATGTGTCCAGTTTCTACAACAATGTGAACTTTATGGCAGGAACATACCTGCCATTATTGAACAACccctggaagaagaaagaatgcaTACTGGAAAGAATACAGTCACCTATGAATCCAGACAGTTAAAAGCTTTGATTTATGAGATTATAGGATGGAATAAAGTCATGTCTGATAGTCTTTTATCATAA